One Brevibacillus choshinensis genomic window carries:
- a CDS encoding bile acid:sodium symporter family protein, with protein sequence MNTIERISKFVGGTFSIWVILFAVFGFFAPEAFVGGKGYISLLLGVIMFGMGLTLSKEDFREVFRRPMDVLIGVVGHYLIMPSLAFALAVVLQLPPDIAVGVILVGCCPSGTASNVMTYLSKGDVALGVSIASVSTLIAPLATPALISLLAGQWMNINTQSLIMDIITVVIVPIVLGVVVKALFQKQAEASAKALPLVSTIAIVLIVAIVVAINKGKIMETGLMIFAVVILHNLLGYLLGYGFAKLFGLNLAKRKAVTLETGMQNSGLGAALAAAHFNPLAAVPSAIFSVWHNISGSVLATWFAKKEEK encoded by the coding sequence GTGAATACAATTGAAAGAATCAGTAAATTTGTCGGCGGCACTTTTTCCATCTGGGTCATTCTGTTTGCGGTCTTCGGATTTTTTGCTCCGGAAGCCTTTGTAGGGGGGAAAGGGTATATTTCTCTGCTTCTCGGCGTGATTATGTTTGGGATGGGCTTGACCTTGTCCAAGGAAGATTTTCGTGAAGTTTTCCGGCGTCCCATGGATGTGCTCATCGGTGTTGTCGGCCATTACCTGATCATGCCGTCACTGGCTTTTGCCCTGGCAGTGGTTCTGCAGCTGCCGCCTGATATCGCAGTCGGTGTCATTCTGGTAGGATGCTGCCCGAGCGGTACTGCCTCTAACGTGATGACCTATCTATCCAAAGGTGATGTAGCATTGGGTGTATCGATTGCTTCCGTCTCGACTCTCATCGCACCATTGGCAACACCAGCGCTGATTTCCCTGCTGGCGGGACAATGGATGAACATTAACACGCAATCCCTGATTATGGACATCATCACTGTCGTTATTGTACCGATCGTCCTTGGCGTGGTTGTAAAGGCATTGTTCCAAAAGCAAGCGGAAGCGAGCGCGAAGGCACTTCCACTCGTTTCTACCATTGCTATCGTCCTGATCGTGGCTATCGTTGTAGCGATCAACAAAGGTAAAATCATGGAAACCGGACTGATGATCTTCGCCGTAGTCATCCTGCACAACTTGCTGGGATATTTGCTCGGGTACGGCTTCGCCAAGCTGTTTGGCCTGAATTTGGCGAAACGCAAAGCCGTAACCTTGGAGACCGGGATGCAAAACTCTGGACTGGGTGCTGCCCTCGCTGCAGCGCATTTCAATCCGCTTGCTGCAGTCCCTAGTGCGATTTTCAGCGTATGGCATAACATTTCCGGTTCTGTGCTCGCTACTTGGTTCGCTAAGAAGGAAGAGAAATAA
- a CDS encoding ABC transporter substrate-binding protein encodes MMKKRIKQTISVAAIASLLVLAGCGGGNTASSGTGSSAGNSSSSSSAGKTMFLGMVNPPILFNPINSADVASQFAEKFMFDSFLEMEGPMKFAPKLADSFETTDNQTFTIKINKDAKWSDGKPVTAEDAAFTFQLIANPKVETTVGAYLSMFDGLEITGKLKEGQTELASVKVLDEKTLQFKTKAPVDPNMIKEQLGTKLMILPKHALEKIDPSALSQDPFMQKPTVTNGPFKFVQYKKDQYIEYAKNPDYYLGAPELDKLFIKVMPAPNLVAQLQTGELHMNVAGGIGKIPPQDYDTVKKFENVRTKDEPQFGFQTMMFNTEKIPDPKVRQAIAYALDRPQIVDKLLKGYGEVVDGPYTSINPYLDKNLEKYSYNVEKAKQLLQEAGWDFNRELSFVVPLGNKVREQSADILTQNLQAIGLKVKVTTYDFPTIMQKAKAGDYELLLMGLTFTLDPEVSSLYSSIGSFNFMKYKNPKVDELLLKGKAEPNADKRKEIYAELQKIWNTDVPLITLYSDNEFSAISKQVSNGEPKVFGFHNHLEKWAVGGAQ; translated from the coding sequence ATGATGAAGAAAAGAATCAAGCAAACCATTAGTGTGGCGGCCATCGCGTCGCTCTTGGTCCTGGCAGGCTGCGGCGGCGGAAACACCGCTTCGAGCGGTACAGGCAGCAGTGCAGGAAACAGCAGTTCATCGAGCAGTGCCGGCAAGACCATGTTCCTCGGGATGGTCAACCCTCCGATTCTCTTCAACCCGATCAACAGCGCTGACGTAGCCTCTCAATTTGCTGAGAAGTTCATGTTTGACTCCTTCCTGGAAATGGAAGGTCCGATGAAGTTTGCTCCCAAGCTCGCGGATTCCTTTGAGACGACCGACAATCAGACGTTCACCATCAAGATCAACAAAGACGCCAAATGGTCGGATGGAAAGCCGGTGACTGCCGAGGATGCAGCGTTTACCTTCCAACTGATCGCCAATCCGAAAGTGGAGACCACTGTAGGAGCGTACTTGTCGATGTTCGACGGACTGGAGATCACCGGGAAGCTGAAAGAGGGGCAAACCGAGCTGGCTTCTGTCAAGGTCCTGGATGAAAAGACGCTTCAATTCAAGACCAAGGCGCCTGTCGATCCCAACATGATCAAGGAGCAGCTGGGCACCAAGCTGATGATTTTGCCGAAGCATGCGCTCGAAAAAATTGACCCGTCGGCTCTGTCGCAGGACCCGTTCATGCAAAAGCCGACCGTCACCAACGGGCCGTTCAAGTTTGTTCAATACAAAAAAGACCAGTACATCGAATATGCGAAAAACCCGGATTACTACCTGGGCGCACCTGAGCTGGATAAGCTCTTCATCAAAGTCATGCCGGCACCTAACCTCGTCGCCCAGCTGCAAACGGGAGAGCTGCACATGAACGTAGCGGGGGGAATCGGTAAAATCCCGCCGCAAGATTACGACACGGTGAAGAAGTTTGAAAATGTGCGAACCAAGGACGAGCCGCAATTTGGCTTCCAGACGATGATGTTCAATACGGAAAAAATTCCGGATCCAAAAGTGCGCCAAGCAATCGCCTATGCCCTCGATCGTCCGCAGATCGTAGACAAACTGCTGAAAGGCTACGGGGAGGTAGTGGATGGGCCGTATACGTCAATAAACCCATATTTGGATAAAAACCTGGAGAAATACAGCTACAACGTCGAAAAGGCCAAGCAGCTCCTGCAGGAAGCAGGCTGGGATTTCAATCGCGAGCTGTCCTTCGTAGTCCCTCTTGGAAACAAGGTCCGCGAGCAATCCGCTGATATCTTGACGCAAAACCTGCAGGCGATCGGCCTGAAAGTGAAGGTAACGACGTATGACTTCCCAACGATCATGCAAAAGGCCAAAGCAGGCGATTATGAACTGCTCCTGATGGGGCTGACCTTTACGCTCGATCCTGAAGTATCCTCCCTGTACAGCTCGATCGGTAGCTTCAACTTCATGAAGTACAAGAATCCAAAGGTAGACGAGCTGCTCTTGAAAGGTAAAGCAGAACCGAATGCAGATAAGCGGAAGGAAATCTACGCAGAGCTGCAAAAAATCTGGAATACAGATGTCCCATTGATCACTCTCTACTCCGACAACGAGTTTTCCGCAATCTCCAAGCAGGTGTCGAATGGCGAGCCAAAAGTATTCGGCTTCCATAACCACCTCGAAAAATGGGCTGTAGGAGGCGCGCAATGA
- the msrA gene encoding peptide-methionine (S)-S-oxide reductase MsrA — protein sequence MSSETSTYQLATFAGGCFWCMVSPFDKMPGIIKVISGYTGGHVENPTYEEVCSDTTGHYEAVQITFDPAVFSYEQLVELFWRQIDPTDAGGQFGDRGQSYAPVIFYHDEEQRRIAEESKQRLDESGRFAKPIAVAILPAKRFYPAEEYHQDYYKKNPLRYEYYKAASGRARFTKEAWKDREKQEDLKKRLTPLQYEVTQNSGTERPFTNEFWNHKEEGIYVDIVSNEPLFSSLDKFDSDCGWPSFTQPISPDQVTEHVDLTHNMIRTEVRSKEADSHLGHVFEDGPGENGLRYCINSAALRFIPKDKLEKEGFGEFKRLFT from the coding sequence ATGAGCAGCGAAACCAGCACCTACCAATTGGCCACTTTTGCAGGTGGATGCTTTTGGTGCATGGTAAGCCCTTTTGATAAAATGCCAGGCATAATCAAAGTCATCTCCGGCTATACAGGTGGACACGTGGAGAATCCTACGTATGAAGAGGTGTGCTCCGATACCACTGGACACTATGAGGCTGTGCAGATCACCTTTGATCCTGCCGTTTTCTCGTACGAGCAGCTCGTGGAACTATTTTGGCGGCAAATCGACCCGACGGATGCGGGAGGTCAATTTGGCGACCGCGGGCAATCGTATGCGCCAGTGATTTTCTATCACGATGAAGAGCAGCGACGTATTGCGGAAGAATCCAAACAGCGACTGGATGAGAGCGGGCGCTTTGCAAAACCAATTGCAGTCGCTATCCTGCCAGCGAAGCGCTTTTATCCGGCGGAGGAGTACCATCAGGATTACTATAAAAAGAATCCGCTGCGTTACGAGTACTACAAGGCTGCCTCCGGGCGCGCAAGATTTACAAAGGAAGCTTGGAAAGACCGCGAGAAGCAGGAGGATCTGAAAAAGCGACTCACTCCTTTGCAATATGAAGTTACACAAAACAGCGGTACTGAGCGTCCATTTACAAACGAGTTTTGGAACCACAAGGAGGAAGGCATCTACGTGGATATCGTCTCCAATGAACCGCTCTTCAGTTCGTTGGACAAGTTTGATTCCGATTGCGGGTGGCCATCGTTTACGCAGCCTATTTCGCCTGATCAGGTGACGGAGCACGTCGACCTCACGCACAACATGATCCGCACCGAGGTGCGAAGCAAGGAAGCAGACTCCCATCTGGGCCACGTATTCGAGGACGGTCCAGGAGAAAATGGACTTCGCTACTGCATCAACTCGGCCGCGCTGCGCTTCATTCCCAAAGACAAGCTGGAGAAAGAAGGCTTTGGGGAGTTTAAACGCTTGTTTACGTAA
- a CDS encoding M20/M25/M40 family metallo-hydrolase, with protein MEKEQLLSYVKESVPSAIETLQEYLRFPTVSAQHKAIPETVDFVAGIIQAAGGEVKVLDDLGGNPLVYAFFAAGSEGDATKTLLFYNHYDVQPPEPFGEWNSEPFDPVIADGKLFARGVADNKGDLVARLTAIQLLQDKFGGLPCNIKFLIEGEEEIGSPNLEPYLKEYQDLFAADACIWEFGSKDEEDRISMVAGIKGMAYLELTCVGADIDMHSSVGAYVDNAAWRLVQALATMKNKQNEILVEGFFDGIEEPTDGEKQVTSELPFDEEAVSRLYGLKRPLITAAAGTDPREAMVFHPTMTICGLESGYTGEGAKTVLPKSAKAKVDCRLVPGQDPQHILACIQKHLLQHGFDDIQVTMINGQKAYRSDYHHPFVAHVLETARVVYEKGTVLAPNSAGTGPMFAFGETLQLPIVSTGVGWMGSKAHAPNESIRLKDFEQGIAHMVLLLAGFAAALTAEENSVQA; from the coding sequence ATGGAAAAGGAACAGCTGCTCAGCTACGTAAAGGAAAGTGTGCCGAGTGCCATTGAGACGCTCCAGGAGTACTTGAGATTTCCCACCGTTTCCGCGCAGCACAAAGCGATACCTGAGACAGTCGACTTCGTAGCGGGGATCATCCAAGCTGCAGGAGGAGAAGTCAAGGTTCTCGATGATTTAGGAGGAAACCCCCTCGTGTACGCATTTTTTGCGGCGGGGAGTGAAGGGGATGCCACAAAAACACTCCTGTTTTACAACCACTACGATGTCCAGCCGCCGGAGCCTTTTGGTGAATGGAATTCAGAACCGTTTGATCCCGTGATTGCGGATGGCAAGCTGTTTGCTCGCGGCGTCGCAGACAACAAGGGAGATCTGGTCGCACGCTTGACGGCAATCCAGCTCTTGCAAGACAAGTTTGGGGGCCTCCCATGCAATATCAAATTCCTCATTGAAGGCGAGGAGGAAATCGGCAGTCCGAATCTTGAGCCGTATCTGAAAGAATACCAGGATCTGTTTGCGGCGGATGCGTGCATTTGGGAATTCGGATCAAAGGATGAAGAAGACCGGATCAGCATGGTGGCAGGAATCAAAGGAATGGCGTATCTCGAATTGACCTGCGTGGGGGCAGACATCGACATGCATTCCTCCGTGGGTGCCTACGTGGACAATGCCGCGTGGCGCTTGGTGCAGGCGTTGGCCACCATGAAAAACAAGCAGAATGAAATCTTGGTCGAGGGATTCTTCGATGGCATTGAAGAGCCGACAGACGGGGAAAAGCAGGTCACCTCCGAGCTACCGTTTGACGAAGAGGCAGTCAGCCGACTGTATGGACTGAAGCGTCCTCTCATCACTGCTGCGGCAGGTACGGACCCGCGAGAGGCGATGGTCTTTCATCCGACGATGACGATTTGCGGACTGGAGAGCGGCTATACGGGAGAAGGTGCGAAAACCGTCCTGCCGAAGTCGGCGAAGGCCAAAGTCGATTGCCGACTGGTGCCAGGTCAGGATCCCCAGCACATTCTCGCATGCATCCAGAAGCATCTGCTCCAGCACGGTTTTGACGACATCCAGGTGACGATGATCAACGGGCAAAAAGCGTACCGCTCCGATTACCATCATCCGTTTGTCGCTCATGTGCTGGAAACAGCGCGGGTGGTATATGAGAAAGGAACGGTTCTTGCCCCCAATTCGGCGGGAACAGGTCCCATGTTTGCCTTTGGCGAAACGCTACAGCTGCCGATTGTCAGTACCGGAGTAGGCTGGATGGGGTCAAAGGCTCACGCGCCAAACGAGTCGATCCGCCTGAAGGATTTTGAACAGGGAATCGCGCATATGGTCTTGTTGCTCGCCGGATTTGCAGCTGCACTGACTGCTGAGGAAAACAGCGTGCAAGCCTAG
- a CDS encoding M15 family metallopeptidase has protein sequence MRTTLHSPLKNPFILMSAVVLLLSGCSSAAAPNQSDLPAPTEQTEPAQPADPSKTAEPSKPSDTVQKPAEGKAPVASPPKAPTEQPKPPAKANPVEQKPVKKPSETVQMPALDVVAEPQSMTVLVNKQHQLPDQYTPNDLVFPNVPYLLPEKSEKRQMRKEAAAALEQLFSAAKADGVSLAGVSAYRSHAYQKALFNRYVQKDGLEKARTYSAIPGTSEHETGLAIDVSGADGKCAATSCFAGTKEAKWLAQHAHEYGFIIRYPDGKDNITGYMYEPWHLRYVGNEVAQAVTAKNITLEEYFGVAPVSSEKK, from the coding sequence ATGAGAACTACGCTACATAGCCCTCTAAAAAATCCATTCATTCTCATGTCTGCGGTAGTGTTACTCTTGAGCGGGTGCAGCAGTGCGGCAGCACCGAATCAGTCGGATTTGCCTGCCCCTACAGAACAGACAGAACCAGCCCAACCGGCAGATCCGAGCAAAACGGCGGAGCCAAGCAAACCATCTGATACGGTGCAAAAGCCGGCGGAAGGAAAAGCACCTGTCGCCTCGCCTCCAAAAGCACCGACGGAACAACCAAAACCGCCAGCGAAAGCAAATCCGGTTGAGCAAAAGCCTGTGAAGAAGCCATCGGAAACCGTGCAGATGCCTGCTTTGGATGTGGTAGCCGAACCGCAAAGCATGACTGTGCTCGTGAATAAACAGCATCAGCTGCCGGATCAATATACCCCGAACGATTTGGTTTTCCCGAACGTTCCTTATCTGTTGCCTGAGAAGAGCGAAAAACGCCAAATGAGAAAGGAAGCAGCGGCTGCCCTGGAGCAACTTTTTTCCGCAGCGAAGGCAGATGGCGTCTCCCTCGCAGGAGTTTCTGCGTACCGTTCCCATGCGTACCAAAAAGCGTTGTTTAATCGCTATGTGCAAAAGGATGGCTTGGAAAAAGCCCGCACGTACAGTGCAATACCAGGGACCAGCGAGCATGAAACGGGTCTTGCCATCGATGTATCCGGGGCAGACGGAAAATGCGCGGCAACCAGCTGCTTTGCGGGAACCAAGGAAGCAAAGTGGCTCGCACAGCATGCGCACGAGTACGGTTTTATCATCCGCTACCCGGATGGAAAAGACAATATAACCGGCTATATGTATGAGCCATGGCATCTGCGCTATGTTGGAAACGAAGTCGCACAAGCCGTAACGGCGAAAAACATCACGCTCGAGGAGTATTTCGGTGTCGCTCCGGTTTCGTCGGAGAAGAAGTAG
- a CDS encoding M20 metallopeptidase family protein, whose translation MLNDLFAKLDQLYPEMVSFRRDLHMYPELSYQEVNTPQKVADYLQTLGLEVRTAVGGRGVVGLLRGGKPGRTIALRADFDALPIQDEKQVEYKSRIAGVMHACGHDIHTAALVGVAHVLSERKDQLAGNVVFIHQFAEEMPPGGAIEMIKDGCLDGVDEIYGAHVWSSEPFGTIGVTDGFAMASGDGFDIEITGRGGHGAQPHLTIDPLVVGCQLVVNLQQIVSRRVNPIDSAVLSVGSIHSGLAANVIPDSCSIKGTVRTFNEEVRRFIEQQVRQITQSTCDAMGAVGTVHYRSGYNAVWNHPEQTRQIRLLAQQLVGEENVKQLAPSMAGEDFSNYLNQVPGTFFFVGGGNPAIGADYPHHHPMFDVDERAMLLIGKVFLSAVIARGEAETLPVTMESTASQA comes from the coding sequence ATGCTGAATGACTTGTTCGCCAAGCTCGATCAGCTTTATCCGGAAATGGTGAGTTTTCGCCGAGATCTTCACATGTATCCAGAGCTGTCATATCAAGAAGTGAATACTCCGCAAAAGGTGGCTGACTATCTTCAGACCCTAGGGCTGGAAGTACGCACAGCAGTAGGAGGCCGAGGAGTCGTCGGCCTTCTGCGAGGCGGCAAGCCAGGCAGGACCATCGCTTTGCGTGCTGATTTTGACGCTCTCCCGATTCAGGATGAGAAACAGGTGGAGTACAAATCCCGCATTGCGGGTGTCATGCATGCATGTGGTCACGACATTCACACTGCTGCACTGGTTGGGGTTGCCCATGTGCTGAGCGAACGGAAAGACCAGCTTGCCGGCAATGTCGTATTCATTCACCAGTTCGCAGAAGAAATGCCTCCAGGCGGCGCAATCGAAATGATCAAGGATGGGTGCCTGGATGGCGTGGATGAGATCTATGGCGCACATGTATGGTCTTCGGAGCCTTTTGGCACGATTGGCGTCACCGATGGATTTGCGATGGCTTCCGGTGATGGCTTTGACATCGAAATTACGGGGCGGGGCGGTCACGGCGCACAGCCTCACCTGACGATTGACCCGCTTGTCGTGGGTTGTCAGCTGGTGGTGAACCTTCAACAGATCGTCAGTCGGAGAGTCAACCCGATCGATTCAGCCGTTTTGTCGGTCGGTTCCATCCATAGCGGGTTGGCGGCCAATGTCATTCCTGATTCCTGCAGCATCAAAGGGACGGTTCGAACATTCAATGAGGAGGTTCGCCGATTCATCGAGCAGCAGGTTCGGCAGATCACTCAGTCGACCTGCGATGCGATGGGGGCAGTCGGTACGGTTCACTATCGCTCAGGGTACAATGCGGTGTGGAATCATCCCGAGCAGACACGCCAGATTCGGCTGCTGGCACAGCAACTTGTCGGTGAAGAGAATGTAAAGCAGCTGGCGCCAAGCATGGCAGGGGAGGATTTCTCCAACTACCTGAATCAGGTGCCCGGAACGTTCTTCTTCGTCGGTGGAGGCAATCCAGCCATCGGGGCAGACTATCCTCACCATCACCCCATGTTTGATGTAGATGAACGTGCGATGCTGCTGATCGGGAAAGTCTTTCTTTCCGCCGTGATAGCGAGGGGGGAGGCTGAGACGCTTCCTGTCACTATGGAGTCGACGGCTTCCCAAGCATAA